From the Elstera cyanobacteriorum genome, one window contains:
- a CDS encoding aspartate aminotransferase family protein, with protein sequence MGDESFWSDVDAHVLRYGPVFERRVIDRAEGSFVIDTEGNRILDFTSGQMSAVLGHSHPEIVRTIREQIGRLDHLFSGMLSRPVVDLCKRLGSLAPGLEKVMLLSTGGESNEAAIRLAKCITGKHEIVAFSKSWHGMTGAAASATYSAARKGYGPAAVGAFAIPAPHAFRPRFTHADGSLDWQTELDDAFALIDSQSTGSLAAFIAEPILSSGGIIELPLGYLAALKRKCEEREMLLILDEAQTGIGRTGDMFAFQRDGVTPDILTLSKTLGAGLPLAAVLTSREIEEKAYQKGFIFLTTHVSDPLPAAVGLTVLDVLEREGLMARARTAGQRLRTGLEALRQRYECIGDVRGRGLLLGLEIVTDRASKTPDHAMGDRIGAEAMARGLSMNIVKVPAMGAVFRIAPPLTATDAEIDLGLSIMSDAIAAAARS encoded by the coding sequence ATGGGCGACGAGAGTTTTTGGTCGGATGTGGACGCGCATGTGCTGCGCTATGGCCCCGTCTTCGAGCGTCGGGTGATCGACCGCGCGGAAGGCAGCTTCGTTATTGATACGGAGGGGAACCGCATCCTCGATTTCACCTCAGGTCAGATGAGCGCCGTGCTGGGCCATTCCCATCCCGAGATTGTGCGCACCATCCGCGAGCAGATTGGCCGTTTGGACCATCTCTTCAGCGGGATGCTGTCGCGCCCAGTGGTCGATCTTTGCAAACGGCTCGGCAGTCTGGCACCGGGCTTGGAAAAAGTGATGCTGCTCTCGACCGGCGGGGAATCGAACGAGGCGGCGATCCGCCTAGCCAAATGCATCACCGGCAAGCACGAGATCGTCGCTTTTTCCAAAAGCTGGCACGGGATGACCGGGGCGGCGGCGTCCGCCACCTATAGCGCGGCGCGCAAGGGCTATGGTCCGGCGGCGGTCGGGGCTTTCGCCATTCCGGCCCCCCACGCTTTCCGCCCGCGCTTCACCCATGCCGATGGCAGTCTCGATTGGCAAACCGAACTCGACGATGCGTTCGCGCTGATCGATAGCCAATCGACGGGCAGCCTTGCCGCCTTCATCGCCGAACCGATCTTATCGTCGGGCGGGATCATCGAATTGCCGCTCGGCTATCTCGCCGCGCTGAAGCGCAAATGCGAGGAGCGGGAGATGCTGTTGATCCTCGACGAAGCGCAGACCGGCATTGGCCGCACCGGCGATATGTTCGCCTTCCAGCGCGACGGGGTGACGCCCGATATTTTGACCCTGTCCAAAACCCTTGGTGCGGGCTTGCCGTTGGCGGCGGTGTTGACCAGCCGGGAGATTGAGGAAAAGGCCTATCAAAAAGGCTTCATTTTCCTAACCACCCATGTCTCGGACCCGCTGCCTGCCGCAGTCGGCCTGACCGTGCTGGACGTTCTGGAACGCGAGGGGCTGATGGCGCGTGCCCGCACGGCCGGTCAGCGGTTGCGCACGGGGCTTGAGGCGCTGCGGCAGCGCTACGAGTGTATCGGCGATGTGCGTGGGCGCGGCTTGCTGCTCGGGCTGGAAATCGTTACCGACCGCGCCAGCAAAACCCCCGATCACGCGATGGGTGACCGCATTGGCGCGGAAGCGATGGCGCGCGGCCTGAGTATGAATATCGTCAAGGTGCCCGCGATGGGCGCCGTCTTCCGCATTGCCCCGCCGCTAACAGCAACAGATGCGGAAATCGATCTCGGCCTATCAATTATGTCCGACGCGATTGCGGCGGCGGCGCGATCCTAA
- a CDS encoding cation transporter, which yields MTAAAPALRRAVLIVALANLAYFGVEFAVARQIGSVALLADSIDFLEDTAVNLLILVAMGWSLAARARVGMLLAGILLVPGLATLWTAWEKFSHPVPPDPALLSATGIGALIVNIGCALLLARFRHQSGSLTRAAFLSARNDAAANLAIIGAALVTLAWPSGWPDLIVGLGIALMNADAAREVWEAARDEHRSAAA from the coding sequence ATGACTGCCGCCGCCCCGGCCCTGCGCCGTGCCGTTTTGATCGTCGCCCTCGCCAATCTCGCCTATTTCGGCGTCGAATTCGCCGTGGCCCGCCAGATCGGCTCTGTCGCGCTGCTGGCGGATAGTATCGATTTTCTCGAAGACACCGCCGTCAATCTGCTGATCCTGGTGGCGATGGGCTGGAGCCTCGCCGCCCGCGCCCGCGTTGGCATGCTGCTGGCGGGTATTCTATTGGTGCCGGGTCTCGCGACGCTGTGGACGGCCTGGGAGAAATTCTCCCACCCCGTCCCACCCGACCCCGCCCTACTATCTGCCACTGGGATTGGCGCGCTGATCGTCAACATCGGCTGCGCCCTGCTGCTCGCCCGCTTTCGCCACCAGAGCGGCAGCCTGACCCGCGCGGCCTTTCTGTCGGCCCGCAATGATGCCGCCGCCAATCTCGCCATCATCGGCGCGGCGCTGGTGACGCTCGCATGGCCGTCCGGCTGGCCCGATCTCATCGTCGGCCTCGGCATCGCGCTGATGAATGCCGACGCCGCCCGCGAAGTGTGGGAAGCCGCGCGCGACGAGCATCGGAGCGCTGCCGCCTAA
- a CDS encoding D-TA family PLP-dependent enzyme: MSLPQPRTLAEIDTPAVIIDLDKALANLARAQAFADAQGFALRPHIKTHKLPFFARKQVALGAVGITCQKIGEAEVMADAGLTDILITYNILGAAKLARLKALNARVTLSVTADNAAVLAGLVETFTDPARPLTVLVECDTGGGRCGVQTPAEALALAQSIVAAPGLRFGGLMTFPKVGKAAESQAWLAEAVALLAAHDITCPRISTGGTPDFQKAGDVPVATEFRPGTYIYLDRAQVAMGAGTLDQCALTVLTTVVSRPTPQRAILDAGSKTLSSDLFGQQGFGILRDRPELTLSGLSEEHGVLDLSPMPGAVAVGDRVHVLPNHACVVTNLFDYVYFVSGDRVVDVVPVAARGRVG, encoded by the coding sequence ATGTCCCTGCCCCAACCGCGCACCCTGGCCGAAATCGATACGCCCGCCGTGATTATCGATCTCGATAAAGCCCTGGCCAATCTGGCCCGCGCCCAGGCGTTCGCCGACGCCCAGGGTTTTGCCCTGCGGCCCCATATCAAGACCCATAAGCTGCCCTTCTTTGCGCGCAAGCAGGTGGCGCTTGGGGCGGTCGGCATTACCTGCCAGAAGATCGGCGAGGCGGAGGTGATGGCCGATGCCGGGCTGACCGATATTCTCATCACCTACAATATTCTCGGGGCGGCGAAGCTCGCACGCCTTAAGGCGCTGAACGCACGGGTGACCCTCTCCGTCACCGCCGATAATGCGGCCGTGCTGGCGGGTTTGGTGGAAACTTTTACTGATCCCGCCCGTCCGCTGACGGTACTGGTCGAGTGCGATACCGGCGGCGGGCGCTGCGGCGTTCAAACCCCGGCGGAGGCTTTGGCGCTGGCGCAGAGCATCGTTGCCGCGCCGGGCTTGCGCTTCGGGGGGCTGATGACCTTCCCGAAGGTTGGTAAAGCGGCGGAGAGTCAGGCGTGGCTCGCCGAGGCGGTGGCGCTGCTGGCGGCGCATGACATCACCTGTCCGCGCATTTCGACCGGCGGCACCCCCGATTTTCAGAAAGCGGGCGACGTGCCGGTGGCGACCGAGTTCCGGCCCGGCACGTATATTTACCTCGACCGCGCGCAAGTGGCGATGGGGGCAGGGACGCTCGACCAATGCGCCCTGACCGTGCTGACCACGGTGGTCAGCCGCCCGACGCCGCAACGGGCGATTTTGGACGCGGGCAGCAAAACCCTCTCCTCCGACCTCTTCGGTCAACAGGGCTTTGGCATTCTGCGCGACCGGCCCGAGTTAACCTTGAGCGGCCTGAGCGAAGAACATGGGGTGCTCGATCTCTCCCCCATGCCGGGGGCGGTTGCGGTCGGCGACCGGGTGCATGTGCTGCCCAACCATGCCTGCGTCGTCACCAATCTCTTCGATTACGTCTATTTCGTTTCGGGGGATCGGGTGGTGGATGTGGTCCCGGTGGCTGCGCGCGGGCGGGTGGGGTAA
- a CDS encoding fumarate hydratase, which yields MTAFDFHPMFPHLKDTTPYRLLTKDGVSVQDIGGRKVLMVAREAIVRLTQEAFHDMSHLLRPGHLAQLKAILDDPEASSNDRFVALDLLKNANIAAGGVLPMCQDTGTAIVMGKKGQNVFTGFDDEAALSEGVRKTYTETNLRYSQTAPLTMYNEVNTGDNLPAQIDLYATEGDAYKFLFMAKGGGSANKTFLYQQTRAVLNPAALLKFLDEKIRTLGTSACPPYHLAIVIGGTSAEACLKTVKLASARYLDDLPTEGNKFGQAFRDRDLEAQVLELTRKMGIGAQFGGKYFCHDVRVIRLPRHGASCPIGLGVSCSADRQILGKITADGVFLEALETDPARYLPEVTEADTSGDVVKIDLNQPMAEVRKILSQYPIKTRLSLTGTIVVARDIAHAKLKERLDAGQGLPEYIKEKVIYYAGPAKTPEGYASGSFGPTTAGRMDSYADVLMAAGGSLVTLAKGNRSKAVRDACQKYGGFYLGSIGGPAARLAQDCIKKVEVLEYPELGMEAIWQIDVVDFPAFIVTDDKGNDFFSGLTGE from the coding sequence ATGACCGCTTTCGACTTCCACCCGATGTTCCCGCATCTGAAGGACACGACGCCCTACCGGCTGCTGACCAAGGACGGCGTTTCCGTTCAGGACATCGGCGGGCGCAAGGTGCTGATGGTGGCGCGCGAAGCCATCGTGCGGCTGACGCAAGAAGCCTTTCACGATATGTCGCACCTGCTGCGTCCGGGGCATCTCGCGCAACTGAAGGCGATTTTGGACGATCCCGAAGCGTCGTCGAACGACCGGTTCGTCGCGCTCGATCTGCTGAAGAACGCCAATATCGCGGCGGGCGGCGTGCTGCCGATGTGCCAGGATACCGGCACCGCGATTGTGATGGGTAAGAAGGGCCAGAACGTCTTCACCGGCTTTGACGATGAAGCCGCCCTATCGGAAGGCGTGCGCAAGACCTATACGGAAACCAATCTGCGCTACAGCCAGACCGCGCCGCTGACCATGTATAACGAGGTCAATACCGGCGATAATCTGCCCGCGCAGATCGACCTCTACGCGACCGAGGGCGACGCCTATAAGTTCCTGTTCATGGCCAAGGGCGGCGGGTCGGCGAATAAGACCTTCCTGTATCAGCAGACCCGCGCCGTGCTGAACCCGGCGGCGCTGCTGAAATTCCTCGACGAGAAAATCCGCACCCTCGGCACCTCCGCCTGCCCGCCCTATCATCTCGCCATCGTCATCGGCGGCACCTCGGCAGAAGCCTGCTTGAAGACCGTGAAGCTCGCTTCCGCCCGCTATCTCGATGATCTGCCGACCGAGGGCAATAAGTTCGGCCAGGCCTTCCGCGACCGGGACTTGGAAGCGCAGGTGCTGGAACTGACGCGCAAGATGGGCATCGGCGCGCAGTTCGGCGGTAAATATTTCTGCCACGATGTGCGGGTGATCCGTCTGCCGCGTCATGGTGCCTCCTGCCCCATTGGCCTCGGCGTCTCCTGCTCGGCGGACCGGCAGATCCTCGGCAAGATCACGGCGGACGGGGTGTTCCTGGAAGCGTTGGAAACCGATCCCGCGCGCTATCTGCCGGAAGTGACCGAAGCCGATACCTCCGGCGACGTCGTGAAGATCGACCTCAACCAGCCGATGGCCGAGGTTCGCAAGATCCTGTCGCAGTACCCGATCAAGACGCGCTTGTCGCTGACCGGCACGATCGTTGTGGCGCGCGACATTGCGCACGCCAAGCTGAAGGAACGGCTGGATGCGGGCCAGGGCCTGCCGGAGTACATCAAGGAAAAGGTGATCTATTACGCCGGACCGGCCAAGACGCCGGAAGGCTATGCCTCCGGCTCCTTCGGTCCCACCACCGCCGGGCGCATGGATTCTTACGCCGATGTGCTGATGGCGGCGGGCGGCAGCTTGGTAACGCTGGCCAAGGGTAACCGCTCGAAAGCCGTGCGCGACGCCTGCCAGAAGTACGGCGGCTTCTACCTCGGCTCCATCGGCGGCCCGGCGGCGCGGCTGGCGCAGGACTGCATCAAAAAGGTCGAGGTGCTGGAATATCCCGAACTGGGCATGGAAGCGATTTGGCAGATCGACGTCGTCGATTTCCCGGCCTTTATCGTGACCGATGATAAGGGCAATGATTTCTTCTCCGGCCTGACCGGGGAGTAG
- a CDS encoding FecR family protein encodes MRRTGFLFLGGLALLLAPAGFAQEPPAGQVKSLSGPVTLTRAGQTAALTAGQLLHAGDVLATGEGGSLGVILRDDTSLSLGPKARLTLDRFVFDPAAERLGLAAKLTRGTLAVVAGQIARLAPERTEFSTPTANIGIRGTKFVVKVDDE; translated from the coding sequence ATGCGGCGGACGGGTTTTCTGTTTTTGGGCGGTCTTGCCCTCCTTCTCGCCCCAGCGGGGTTTGCCCAGGAACCACCCGCCGGGCAGGTAAAAAGCCTGAGTGGCCCCGTGACGCTCACCCGCGCCGGGCAGACGGCGGCGCTAACGGCGGGGCAGCTTCTGCACGCGGGCGATGTGCTGGCCACCGGCGAGGGGGGCAGCCTCGGGGTTATTCTGCGCGACGATACGAGCCTGTCGCTCGGCCCGAAGGCGCGCTTGACCCTCGACCGCTTTGTGTTCGATCCGGCGGCGGAGCGGCTGGGGTTGGCGGCGAAGCTAACGCGTGGCACGTTAGCGGTGGTTGCCGGGCAAATCGCGCGGCTGGCGCCGGAGCGCACGGAATTTTCCACCCCCACCGCCAATATCGGCATTCGCGGCACGAAATTCGTGGTGAAGGTGGATGATGAATAA
- a CDS encoding OmpA family protein, with translation MMNKRLALGLLLLLGGCAGQTTVALLPEDDGRVGKVAVVAGGVTQLLDAPLQATAFDTKDGTPAAPVVLTEAKVQETWGAALAALPPVPLHYILYFESGTAVLTAESVAVLPQIRAAVTGRPFPHLEIVGHADATGSDALNLTLSRERAEAVAKVLRDGGLAQASLNIASHGKRNPLIPTPDGVAEPRNRRVTVTVQ, from the coding sequence ATGATGAATAAGCGCCTCGCCCTTGGGCTATTGCTGCTGCTCGGCGGTTGTGCCGGACAAACCACGGTGGCCCTGTTGCCGGAAGACGATGGCCGCGTTGGGAAGGTCGCCGTCGTCGCGGGCGGGGTGACCCAGCTTCTCGATGCACCGTTGCAGGCCACGGCGTTCGACACGAAGGACGGCACGCCCGCCGCCCCGGTGGTGCTGACCGAGGCCAAGGTGCAGGAAACCTGGGGCGCGGCCTTGGCGGCGCTGCCGCCCGTGCCGCTGCATTATATTCTCTATTTTGAGAGCGGTACGGCAGTGCTGACGGCGGAGTCGGTTGCTGTGCTGCCCCAAATTAGGGCGGCGGTCACCGGGCGGCCCTTCCCGCACCTCGAAATCGTCGGCCATGCCGACGCCACCGGGTCGGACGCGCTCAACCTCACCCTGTCCCGCGAGCGGGCGGAGGCGGTGGCCAAGGTACTCCGGGACGGGGGCCTGGCCCAGGCCAGCCTCAATATCGCCTCGCACGGCAAGCGCAATCCGTTAATCCCAACGCCGGACGGGGTGGCGGAGCCGCGCAACCGGCGCGTGACTGTGACGGTTCAGTAA
- a CDS encoding AAC(3)-I family aminoglycoside N-acetyltransferase, translated as MTLPYLIRHLSEDDLISMRGLLAVYSDAFDDAETYSRAPADDDYIRRLLASPEIITVVAEIDGAVVGGLTAYVLRKFEQARSEIYLYDLAVAQAHRRRGIATALIQALKPLARQHGGWVIFVQADRHDPPAIALYEKLGVREDPLHFDIGLEV; from the coding sequence ATGACATTGCCGTATCTAATCCGACACTTATCGGAAGATGATCTGATCAGTATGCGGGGCTTGCTCGCAGTCTACAGTGATGCGTTTGACGATGCGGAGACTTATTCTCGCGCTCCAGCCGATGACGATTATATCAGGCGGTTGTTGGCGTCGCCGGAGATTATCACGGTTGTTGCCGAGATTGATGGGGCGGTTGTCGGCGGCTTGACAGCCTATGTGCTCCGTAAGTTTGAGCAGGCGCGTAGCGAAATTTATCTCTATGACTTAGCTGTTGCACAGGCCCATCGTCGTCGCGGCATTGCAACGGCCCTGATCCAGGCGCTGAAACCCCTCGCGAGGCAGCACGGCGGTTGGGTGATTTTCGTGCAGGCCGACCGACACGATCCCCCTGCCATTGCCCTTTACGAAAAGTTGGGCGTTCGCGAAGACCCGCTACATTTTGACATTGGTCTCGAGGTTTAG
- a CDS encoding cryptochrome/deoxyribodipyrimidine photo-lyase family protein, with protein sequence MYQVVWFKRDLRTVAHRALAEAALRGPIVPLYILEPALWQQPDVSARHWRVLKPCLHDLDATLAASGVRLLIRQGDAVPVLTALRQQIGPFTLWSHEETGTLWTYARDRAVLSWCRAEGIAWHELPQTGVVRRLRSRAGWADAWDRRMAEALPLPPVLLPHGLSLTSDPLPDTLGTPLGPAHGTGEQPGDRATALKLLESFAQRRAARYAKGLSSPLTATQACSRLSPALALGTLSMPEAVQRLRRAQADWANSPLPAAERRAMTLGLKACLSRLAWHCHFIQKLEDEPDIEVRCLHPAFEGVRGHDPARMTAWAAGETGIPFVDACMRALVATGWINFRMRAMLASFAAYQLWQDWRAPAQHLARCFIDYEPGIHYPQVQMQSGTTGINTLRIYNPVKQGMDHDPEGVFIRKWLPELAALPTPLLHEPWKAETPLLRAAGVRLDGSYPRPIVDHEAAARFARDTLWRLRRGEAFRTTAAAVVEKHGSRKDRRPRTRVASGGAQRDLFEGT encoded by the coding sequence ATGTATCAGGTCGTTTGGTTCAAGCGCGACTTACGGACCGTTGCGCATCGGGCGCTGGCAGAGGCGGCTTTGCGCGGCCCAATCGTGCCGCTCTACATCCTCGAACCCGCATTGTGGCAGCAGCCCGACGTCTCCGCCCGCCATTGGCGCGTGCTGAAACCGTGTTTGCACGATCTCGATGCCACCTTGGCCGCCAGTGGGGTTCGGCTGCTGATCCGCCAGGGGGACGCTGTGCCGGTGCTGACGGCGCTTCGCCAGCAGATTGGCCCCTTCACCCTGTGGAGCCACGAGGAAACCGGCACACTCTGGACCTATGCCCGCGACCGGGCCGTGCTTTCCTGGTGCCGGGCGGAAGGGATCGCGTGGCACGAGCTGCCGCAAACCGGGGTGGTTCGCCGTCTGCGCTCCCGCGCCGGATGGGCGGATGCCTGGGATCGGCGGATGGCCGAAGCGCTACCGCTGCCCCCCGTCCTCCTCCCACATGGGCTGTCGCTGACCTCCGATCCGCTGCCGGACACGCTTGGTACCCCCCTTGGTCCTGCTCATGGAACCGGCGAACAGCCGGGCGACCGGGCAACCGCCCTAAAACTGTTGGAAAGTTTCGCGCAGCGCCGCGCCGCCCGCTACGCCAAGGGCCTGTCGAGCCCCCTGACGGCGACGCAAGCCTGCTCCCGCCTCAGCCCAGCCCTCGCGCTCGGCACCCTCTCAATGCCGGAAGCCGTGCAACGCTTGCGGCGCGCCCAAGCTGATTGGGCCAATAGTCCGCTACCCGCCGCCGAACGCCGGGCGATGACGCTTGGCCTTAAGGCCTGCCTGAGCCGCCTCGCGTGGCACTGTCACTTCATTCAGAAGCTGGAAGATGAACCGGATATCGAAGTCCGCTGCCTGCATCCCGCCTTCGAAGGGGTGCGTGGGCACGATCCCGCGCGCATGACGGCTTGGGCGGCGGGGGAAACCGGTATTCCCTTTGTCGATGCCTGCATGCGCGCCCTGGTCGCGACCGGCTGGATCAACTTCCGCATGCGGGCGATGTTGGCGTCCTTCGCCGCCTATCAGCTTTGGCAGGATTGGCGCGCGCCCGCGCAGCATCTGGCGCGCTGCTTCATCGATTACGAACCGGGCATCCATTACCCGCAGGTGCAGATGCAATCGGGCACGACCGGCATCAATACGTTACGCATCTATAATCCGGTGAAACAGGGGATGGACCACGACCCGGAGGGGGTTTTCATCCGCAAATGGCTGCCGGAGCTCGCGGCCCTGCCGACCCCGCTCCTCCACGAACCTTGGAAGGCCGAAACGCCCTTGCTGCGGGCGGCGGGGGTTCGGCTTGACGGCAGCTATCCGCGCCCCATCGTCGATCACGAAGCGGCGGCGCGTTTTGCCCGCGATACCCTCTGGCGCCTGCGCCGGGGCGAGGCCTTTCGCACAACCGCTGCGGCGGTGGTCGAAAAGCACGGTAGCCGGAAAGATCGACGTCCGAGGACCAGAGTAGCAAGCGGCGGCGCGCAACGTGACCTGTTTGAAGGGACCTAA
- a CDS encoding winged helix-turn-helix domain-containing protein codes for MTTIQGQTAETARSAASRADGVAPRVAMICDVPDQGLAWASALTDAGYAVAPLFSGDSDADGKGGEIALMVIDSQSVSSYDLADLQAASPETPMLLVPPAKADGETLSQSLRAMGAMSGRPAEAGTIRQIGELTLDGTAARIEWRGRRVDLTLSEFRVVQLLVDRAGQDASYRDIYDTVKGVGFIAGTGTDGYRANVRAMVKRIRQKFKEADKSFSAIHNYPGFGYRWIAEA; via the coding sequence ATGACGACGATCCAAGGCCAAACCGCCGAAACCGCCCGTTCCGCCGCTTCCCGTGCCGACGGAGTGGCCCCCCGCGTTGCGATGATTTGTGATGTGCCGGATCAGGGGTTGGCCTGGGCCTCCGCCCTGACCGACGCCGGTTATGCCGTCGCGCCGCTGTTCTCGGGCGATAGCGATGCAGACGGGAAGGGCGGCGAGATCGCCCTGATGGTGATCGATAGTCAGTCGGTGTCGAGCTATGATCTCGCCGATTTGCAGGCGGCCAGCCCGGAAACGCCGATGCTGCTGGTTCCGCCCGCCAAGGCCGATGGCGAAACCCTGTCGCAGTCGTTGCGCGCGATGGGGGCCATGTCGGGCCGCCCGGCGGAGGCCGGGACGATCCGCCAGATCGGCGAGTTGACGCTGGACGGCACGGCCGCGCGCATCGAATGGCGCGGCCGCCGGGTTGATCTGACCCTATCGGAATTCCGCGTCGTGCAATTGCTGGTGGACCGTGCCGGGCAGGATGCCAGCTACCGCGATATTTATGATACGGTGAAGGGCGTTGGCTTCATCGCGGGGACGGGGACGGACGGGTACCGCGCCAATGTCCGCGCGATGGTCAAGCGCATCCGCCAGAAGTTTAAGGAGGCGGATAAGAGCTTTTCCGCCATCCATAATTACCCCGGTTTCGGCTACCGCTGGATTGCCGAGGCGTAA
- a CDS encoding NIPSNAP family protein, protein MTIAAAPTPPEEIIELRRYRLRPGQRETLIDLFDAEFIVPQEAAGMRVIGQFRDLDDSESFTWFRGFPTMDARRQALADFYGGPVWQQHGPAANVTMVNSDNVLLLRPAYLGGGLPCLPRRSADSPAVIEVAVASLAPGGETDFAAAFRAEAAPRLAALGAGLLGALVTERSPNSFPRLPVREGESTFVWVAEFATSAAYDAHRARRTADPLWRDTIFPALDRRLWRPLEILRLSPTRGSALGSYASAIQR, encoded by the coding sequence ATGACCATAGCCGCCGCCCCCACCCCCCCGGAAGAGATTATCGAACTCCGGCGCTATCGCCTGCGCCCCGGACAGCGCGAAACGTTGATCGATCTCTTCGATGCCGAATTCATTGTCCCGCAAGAAGCAGCAGGCATGCGCGTCATCGGCCAGTTCCGCGACCTTGATGATTCCGAGAGTTTCACGTGGTTCCGGGGCTTCCCAACCATGGATGCACGACGACAGGCACTTGCCGATTTCTATGGGGGGCCAGTCTGGCAGCAGCATGGTCCAGCCGCCAATGTGACGATGGTGAATTCCGACAATGTGCTGCTGCTGCGCCCGGCCTATCTCGGCGGGGGACTGCCATGCCTGCCACGACGGTCGGCCGATAGCCCGGCCGTGATCGAAGTCGCCGTCGCCTCCCTGGCGCCCGGCGGAGAAACCGATTTCGCGGCGGCATTCCGGGCAGAGGCCGCCCCCCGTCTCGCCGCCCTCGGCGCAGGACTGCTGGGCGCGCTTGTGACAGAGCGCAGTCCAAATAGCTTTCCACGCCTACCCGTACGGGAAGGGGAAAGCACCTTTGTCTGGGTTGCCGAATTTGCCACCAGCGCCGCCTATGACGCGCATCGCGCCCGCCGAACGGCTGACCCGCTCTGGCGAGACACGATTTTCCCGGCGCTCGACCGGCGGCTGTGGCGCCCTTTAGAAATATTGCGCCTTAGCCCCACGCGGGGGTCGGCCCTCGGATCTTACGCCTCGGCAATCCAGCGGTAG
- a CDS encoding TetR/AcrR family transcriptional regulator — protein sequence MGTDAPPVRRRILEAAFDAFLARGVSATSIHDLKRDTGISGGALAHHFPAKRDLILAVLAEPVAAALMETWIAPLERAADTRTGVAAIFQGLIADLSARGHVLGCPLHTLASEIAGQDTRYADNVRNLYERWRQVLTRKIEADQAAGRLPPSPADELALFIIATYSGAMGLARSVQQVEPLAVCAATLDGLLSPS from the coding sequence ATGGGGACCGATGCCCCGCCCGTGCGTCGCCGCATTCTAGAGGCCGCGTTCGACGCCTTCCTGGCGCGCGGGGTCAGCGCCACCTCGATCCATGATCTCAAGCGCGATACCGGGATTTCCGGTGGGGCGCTGGCCCATCACTTTCCGGCGAAGCGCGATTTGATCTTGGCGGTTTTGGCCGAACCGGTCGCGGCGGCGCTGATGGAAACCTGGATTGCGCCACTGGAGCGCGCCGCCGACACCCGCACAGGCGTCGCGGCGATTTTCCAAGGGCTGATTGCGGATCTAAGCGCGCGTGGCCATGTCCTCGGCTGCCCGCTTCACACACTCGCCAGCGAGATCGCCGGGCAAGACACTCGCTATGCAGATAATGTCCGTAATCTCTACGAACGGTGGCGGCAGGTCTTGACGCGCAAGATCGAAGCCGATCAAGCGGCGGGGCGGTTGCCGCCCAGCCCGGCGGATGAGCTTGCCTTGTTCATCATCGCCACCTATTCGGGTGCGATGGGGCTGGCGCGCAGCGTTCAGCAGGTCGAACCGCTGGCGGTCTGCGCTGCGACACTCGACGGGCTACTGTCGCCGTCTTAA
- a CDS encoding HAD family hydrolase, which yields MSEVRALLFDMDGTLAATDHLHADVFAEVLAPHGFTVDADFYAQKIAGRTNRLIFQELFPGLSDAEADAMSEAKEAAFRAAHPALDPLPGLADFIASANVRGLQIALVTNAPRANADHVLDAIGLMSHFSEIVTVDVVARGKPHPDPYQEALRRFGLAPHQAIAFEDSPTGLRAALAAGVATAGLATSLAPQALLDLGARWAFQDYRGVQLDALLAEAG from the coding sequence GTGTCTGAGGTCCGCGCGCTTTTATTCGATATGGACGGCACGCTCGCCGCGACCGACCATCTGCATGCCGATGTTTTTGCCGAGGTGCTGGCGCCGCACGGGTTTACCGTCGATGCCGATTTCTATGCGCAGAAAATCGCCGGGCGGACCAATCGGCTGATTTTTCAAGAGCTTTTCCCCGGCCTCAGTGATGCCGAGGCCGATGCCATGAGCGAGGCTAAGGAAGCCGCCTTCCGCGCGGCCCATCCGGCACTAGACCCACTGCCGGGGCTTGCCGACTTTATCGCGAGCGCCAACGTGCGCGGCCTTCAGATTGCCCTCGTCACCAATGCCCCGCGCGCCAATGCCGACCATGTGCTGGATGCCATCGGCCTGATGTCGCATTTTTCGGAAATCGTGACGGTCGACGTGGTGGCGCGCGGCAAACCGCACCCCGATCCGTATCAAGAGGCGCTACGCCGCTTCGGCCTTGCCCCCCACCAGGCCATCGCCTTTGAGGATAGCCCCACCGGCCTGCGCGCGGCCTTGGCCGCAGGCGTGGCGACGGCAGGCCTTGCCACCAGCCTTGCACCGCAGGCTTTGCTCGACCTCGGTGCGCGCTGGGCTTTTCAAGATTACCGGGGGGTTCAACTCGACGCGCTCTTGGCGGAGGCCGGTTAA